The proteins below are encoded in one region of Triticum aestivum cultivar Chinese Spring chromosome 1B, IWGSC CS RefSeq v2.1, whole genome shotgun sequence:
- the LOC123148933 gene encoding putative polyol transporter 1, translating to MASAALPVPEAAAAAAPVQPKKKSNFKYACTCALSASMATIVLGYDVGVMSGASLYIKEDLRLTDVQVEIMMGILSVYALLGSFAGARTSDWIGRRYTVIIAAAIFFAGSLLMGFAVNYVMFMFGRFVCGMGVGFAIMVAPVYTAEVAPASTRGLLTSFTEVFINVGILLGYVSNFAFARLPHHINWRIMLGIGAVPSALLALMVLGMPESPRWLVMKGRLADARVVLEKTSDTPEEAVERLDQIKAAAGIPHDLDGDVVAVPKRKGGNEKQVWKELIFSPTPVMRRILLAALGVHFFQQATGSDSVVLYSPRVFKSAGITGDNHLLGVTCAMGVTKTLFILLATFQIDRVGRRPLLLTSTAGMLVCLIGLGTGLTVVGQHPDEKITWAIGLCIASTLAYVSFFSMGLGPITSVYVSEVFPLRVRALGFALGVACNRVTSAAISMTFLSLSKAITIGGSFFLYAGLAALGWLFFYAFVPETRGQPLEDIGKLFGMKDAAVEDDDDTATKDKQVKAAAVEMN from the exons ATGGCTTCTGCTGCGCTCCCGGtcccggaggcggcggcggcggcggctccggtccaGCCCAAGAAGAAGAGCAATTTCAAGTACGCCTGCACCTGCGCCCTCTCCGCTTCCATGGCCACCATCGTCCTCGGCTACG ACGTCGGGGTGATGAGCGGCGCGTCGCTCTACATCAAGGAGGACCTGCGCCTGACGGACGTGCAGGTGGAGATCATGATGGGCATCCTCAGCGTCTACGCGCTCCTCGGCTCCTTCGCCGGCGCCAGGACCTCCGACTGGATCGGCCGCCGCTACACCGTCATCAtcgccgccgccatcttcttcgCCGGCTCCCTGCTCATGGGCTTCGCCGTCAACTACGTCATGTTCATGTTCGGCCGCTTCGTCTGCGGCATGGGCGTCGGCTTCGCCATCATGGTCGCGCCCGTCTACACCGCCGAGGTCGCCCCGGCCTCCACCCGCGGCCTCCTCACCTccttcaccgaggtcttcatcAACGTCGGCATCCTCCTCGGCTACGTCTCCAACTTCGCCTTCGCGCGCCTCCCGCACCACATCAACTGGCGCATCATGCTCGGCATCGGCGCCGTCCCCTCGGCCTTGCTCGCGCTCATGGTGCTCGGCATGCCGGAGTCGCCCCGGTGGCTCGTCATGAAGGGCCGCCTCGCGGACGCCAGGGTCGTGCTCGAGAAGACCTCCGACACGCCAGAGGAGGCCGTGGAGCGCCTTGACCAAATCAAGGCTGCCGCCGGCATCCCCCACGACCTTGACGGCGACGTGGTCGCCGTGCCCAAGAGAAAAGGCGGCAACGAGAAGCAGGTGTGGAAGGAGCTCATCTTTTCGCCCACCCCGGTCATGCGCCGCATACTGCTCGCGGCGCTCGGCGTCCATTTCTTCCAGCAGGCGACTGGCTCCGACTCGGTCGTGCTCTACAGCCCACGCGTGTTCAAGAGCGCCGGCATTACCGGCGACAACCACCTGCTCGGCGTCACCTGCGCCATGGGGGTCACCAAGACCCTCTTCATCCTCTTGGCCACCTTCCAAATCGACCGTGTCGGCCGGCGGCCGCTGCTGCTCACCAGCACCGCCGGCATGCTCGTCTGTCTCATCGGCCTCGGCACGGGCCTCACCGTCGTGGGCCAGCACCCGGACGAGAAGATCACGTGGGCGATCGGCctctgcatcgcctccaccttGGCCTACGTGTCCTTCTTTTCCATGGGCCTCGGCCCCATCACCAGCGTCTACGTCTCGGAGGTCTTCccgctgcgggtgcgcgcgctcgGCTTCGCGCTCGGCGTGGCGTGCAACCGCGTCACGAGCGCCGCCATCTCCATGACCTTCCTCTCATTGTCCAAGGCCATCACCATCGGCGGCAGCTTCTTCCTCTACGCCGGCCTCGCCGCGCTCGGCTGGCTTTTCTTCTACGCCTTCGTCCCGGAGACGCGCGGGCAGCCGCTCGAGGACATAGGCAAGCTTTTCGGCATGAAGGACGCCGCCGTCGAAGACGACGACGACACAGCCACCAAAGACAAGCAGGTGAAAGCAGCTGCCGTGGAGATGAACTAG